Proteins co-encoded in one Nitrospira sp. genomic window:
- a CDS encoding response regulator, translating into SSGEEAVRQAKELRPDLILMDIHLGAGMDGVEAANLIRTRLGTPIVFLTAHSDEATLQRAKVTEPSGFILKPYEDRDIQTAIEIGLYKSMMDRRLRENEQWLTASLSSIGDGVIATDEGGRVRFMNLVAERLTGWTKADARGRDVLEIFHIVEEKTRQPVPNPVHGALATGSPTNLSQDTILIGRAGAEFLLDDIAAPIRDVNGRVEGAVLVFRDVTERRRLEEHLRQAQKMEAIGRLAGGIAHDFNNIMAVVMWFGELLLAGNQRAKQRQELARNILEVGKQGAMLTRQIMAFSRKQILMPFVLSLNTVLRDMGPMVKSLIGSGIELVVELAPDLALVKADPSQIGQVVLNLAANAHDAMPKGGRLTVATANVELGEPTSQQHPDVTPGRYVLLSIRDTGSGMSDDVLSHIFEPFFTTKDAGKGTGLGLATVYGIVKQSRGHIDVSSKVGQGTTFRVYLPVVKEAPTTPSSPSIQPATKGHETILIVEDHDTVRNMIAMLLQQHGYNVLEASNGSEGLAVAENHREPIHLVITDLVMPKLSGREMADRLTVLRPGLRVLFMSGYTEDVVIQQGVESSTVDFLHKPFDIAALTQKVREILDRE; encoded by the coding sequence TTTCGTCCGGAGAAGAAGCCGTCAGGCAGGCGAAGGAACTTCGGCCGGACCTGATCCTCATGGACATCCATCTCGGTGCCGGCATGGACGGCGTGGAGGCGGCGAACCTGATCCGTACCAGGTTGGGTACCCCGATTGTGTTCCTGACGGCCCACTCCGACGAAGCCACCCTCCAGCGGGCCAAGGTCACGGAGCCCTCCGGCTTCATCCTCAAGCCCTACGAGGATAGGGACATCCAAACAGCCATCGAGATCGGGCTGTACAAGTCCATGATGGACCGTCGGCTGCGGGAAAACGAGCAATGGCTTACGGCCTCGCTCTCCAGCATCGGCGACGGCGTGATTGCTACGGATGAGGGCGGGCGGGTGCGGTTCATGAACCTGGTGGCCGAGCGGCTGACGGGGTGGACAAAGGCCGACGCCCGGGGTAGAGACGTGCTTGAGATTTTCCACATCGTTGAGGAAAAGACCCGTCAGCCCGTCCCGAACCCGGTTCATGGCGCACTGGCAACGGGCTCTCCCACCAATCTCTCCCAGGATACCATTCTGATCGGCAGGGCCGGGGCCGAATTCCTCCTCGACGATATTGCGGCCCCCATCCGGGACGTGAACGGCAGGGTCGAGGGAGCGGTGCTGGTGTTCCGGGACGTCACGGAGCGCCGCCGACTGGAAGAGCATCTGCGGCAGGCGCAGAAGATGGAGGCCATCGGGCGGCTGGCGGGCGGCATCGCCCACGACTTCAACAACATCATGGCCGTTGTCATGTGGTTCGGCGAACTATTGCTCGCCGGCAACCAGCGCGCCAAACAGAGACAAGAACTCGCACGGAACATCCTTGAGGTCGGGAAACAGGGCGCCATGCTCACCCGGCAGATCATGGCGTTCAGCCGTAAGCAAATCCTCATGCCCTTTGTGCTGAGCCTGAACACCGTCCTGCGGGATATGGGGCCGATGGTGAAGAGCCTCATCGGGAGCGGCATTGAGCTCGTGGTCGAGCTGGCCCCGGACCTCGCCCTCGTCAAAGCCGACCCGTCGCAGATAGGGCAGGTGGTCTTGAACTTGGCGGCGAACGCCCATGACGCCATGCCGAAAGGCGGGCGGCTGACCGTTGCCACAGCGAACGTCGAGTTGGGCGAACCGACGAGCCAGCAGCATCCCGACGTGACGCCGGGCCGATACGTCCTGCTGTCGATTCGCGACACCGGAAGCGGCATGTCCGATGATGTGCTGTCTCACATCTTCGAGCCATTCTTCACGACGAAAGATGCCGGCAAAGGAACCGGCCTCGGCCTCGCCACGGTGTACGGGATCGTCAAACAGAGCAGAGGTCACATCGACGTGTCGAGCAAAGTGGGGCAGGGAACCACGTTCCGGGTGTACCTGCCGGTGGTCAAGGAAGCCCCAACCACGCCGAGCAGCCCGAGCATCCAGCCGGCGACGAAGGGCCACGAAACGATCCTGATCGTCGAGGACCATGACACGGTCAGGAATATGATCGCGATGCTCCTCCAGCAGCATGGCTACAACGTGCTGGAGGCGTCGAACGGATCGGAAGGGCTGGCGGTAGCGGAGAACCACCGGGAACCGATCCATCTGGTGATCACAGACTTGGTGATGCCGAAGTTGTCCGGGCGGGAGATGGCCGATCGGCTGACGGTGCTCAGGCCTGGGCTACGGGTGCTGTTTATGTCGGGATACACCGAGGATGTGGTCATTCAGCAGGGTGTGGAGTCATCCACAGTGGACTTCCTGCACAAGCCGTTCGACATCGCGGCCCTGACGCAGAAGGTGCGGGAGATACTGGATCGGGAGTAA
- a CDS encoding phosphatase PAP2 family protein, which yields MSASSQSSRNKLTSIAAGGCSCAALAINFLGVAQFDLPITKYVRSVTIHLPWDQLTVPWMAFTSDMGDWIGEGWRLASLSILLLLGAWAFEKPTIRLVAVQSLIAHGIAALLANGLKHLIGRPRPKFVHSGDWQMTLSLASGLDSFPSGHSTASFAVATVLAKQFPFFGPLCIAIALFVALSRILRGSHFLTDVVGGAVLGILSGFIATAPLRQWRTSIQDGLRHATMGTSALFASLWVLSRQMEGGALGILFLTLGAGAVAGGLWLRRPHWVRRGGTGESRHLNTSTLLIAYGLAAMTTSPLVLSSVGFACMAAWLDALGRNGDQAEQSPGWSMIRESALMAGLAIAILILVDARGVLPFQ from the coding sequence ATGAGTGCCTCGTCACAGTCATCCCGGAACAAGCTTACCTCGATCGCCGCAGGCGGTTGTTCCTGCGCCGCATTGGCCATCAACTTTCTCGGCGTGGCTCAGTTTGATCTGCCGATTACCAAGTATGTGCGCTCGGTGACCATTCATCTACCATGGGATCAACTCACTGTTCCGTGGATGGCGTTCACCAGCGATATGGGAGACTGGATCGGCGAAGGATGGCGACTGGCATCCTTAAGCATCCTACTGCTCCTTGGCGCATGGGCTTTTGAAAAGCCGACTATCAGGCTGGTTGCCGTTCAGTCGCTGATCGCTCATGGCATCGCCGCATTGCTCGCCAACGGACTGAAACATCTCATCGGAAGGCCCCGACCGAAGTTCGTCCACTCGGGAGACTGGCAGATGACTCTTTCCTTGGCATCGGGGCTGGACTCATTTCCATCGGGACATAGCACGGCGAGTTTTGCCGTCGCCACGGTGCTGGCTAAACAATTTCCTTTTTTTGGACCGCTCTGTATCGCGATCGCACTGTTCGTCGCGCTCAGTCGTATCCTTCGAGGGTCGCATTTCCTGACTGATGTTGTCGGAGGAGCGGTGCTCGGCATTCTCAGCGGTTTCATCGCTACGGCTCCATTAAGACAGTGGCGCACTTCAATCCAGGATGGGCTACGACATGCTACGATGGGAACGTCGGCGCTCTTTGCCTCGCTCTGGGTCCTATCCCGTCAAATGGAGGGTGGAGCACTGGGCATCCTCTTCTTGACGCTAGGGGCTGGGGCGGTAGCGGGCGGCTTATGGCTTCGGCGACCTCATTGGGTTCGTCGAGGAGGAACAGGAGAGAGTCGGCACTTGAATACCTCGACGCTGTTGATCGCGTACGGCCTGGCTGCCATGACGACTTCACCTCTCGTCCTCTCGTCGGTTGGATTTGCCTGCATGGCGGCTTGGCTCGACGCGTTAGGCCGGAACGGCGACCAGGCTGAGCAATCGCCTGGCTGGTCCATGATACGGGAAAGTGCTCTCATGGCGGGCTTGGCCATTGCCATTTTGATTCTCGTTGATGCACGAGGAGTGCTGCCCTTTCAGTGA
- a CDS encoding M1 family aminopeptidase: protein MSIGKLALQFCLINLLLISVVPIRDALASPSNEGFTLVHHDLSVELNPAVHELMASDQIELEVDPQVTSVTFTLAHTLHVESIAVRTHAISGGQRNGGDVVPFTSLRPSETTVQRIIVSLPTERGRMVTLVMHYRGQINEPPKEPRHLRFVTPSETAGHIGLEGVYLSGESRWYPDVAGSLSTYRVAAQIPQEWTAIASGRKETETTNAGKVSSTWVAQDRSEAFTLVANKFVAKLREWKGPTGQRVELQTYFFPDNAGVAEEYLEAAAKYLDAYVKILGDYPFEKFAVVENFFPSGLGLPSFTLLGSGSIKRHYVQPYALGHEIVHSWIGNSVFNRDEHGNWVEGLTTYLANYYWHELVQDTQQAFEQRRMMLQGYNLYVKPDEDYAVAQFLRKHDEKDNAIGYQKSAFVFHLLRQEIGDEPFWRGLKAFVSIYRNRPADWRSIEEVFSRESGQNLRWFFEQWVEQPGAPLVSLRDAYARRVKGEESREVWRLTVQVEQAGKSFRMAIPVRIVMKESTDIKPIVLSLSSASVAEFVLPDQPLRVELDPDLMSFRRLTRRQLPPMLNGYVTDRQKTVVRAFSDPASPLQQVVSRITDHEQTGSHRTTVISLKENSLPRDGSILVLAGADERQAVQSAVQESCGDRVALGERGFQIDGQAYDGPKLAVLFSCHRANVPDSIITVLYGVTSGAVEKLSRFLFYYGWHSFVVFQDGVVTKREVWQGSPDVKEVRIDARP, encoded by the coding sequence ATGTCTATCGGGAAACTGGCTCTTCAATTTTGCCTCATTAATCTTCTATTGATCTCCGTCGTCCCGATTCGGGACGCTTTGGCCTCACCATCCAATGAAGGTTTCACACTCGTTCACCATGACCTCTCTGTCGAGCTGAATCCCGCTGTGCACGAATTGATGGCGAGCGATCAGATCGAACTGGAGGTTGATCCACAGGTTACATCGGTCACGTTCACGCTTGCACATACGCTGCATGTCGAGTCCATCGCCGTGCGAACGCACGCGATCTCGGGCGGGCAACGAAACGGGGGCGACGTCGTCCCATTCACGAGCCTGCGTCCTTCTGAGACCACGGTTCAGCGCATCATAGTTTCCCTTCCAACAGAGCGTGGCCGGATGGTCACATTGGTCATGCACTATCGTGGCCAGATCAATGAACCGCCGAAGGAACCGCGTCACTTGCGGTTCGTCACCCCCAGCGAAACAGCGGGGCACATCGGCCTGGAAGGCGTGTATCTGAGCGGTGAAAGCCGATGGTACCCCGATGTCGCCGGCTCACTCAGTACCTATCGAGTGGCTGCTCAGATTCCGCAGGAATGGACTGCGATCGCATCGGGACGGAAGGAAACCGAGACGACGAATGCAGGAAAGGTCTCCTCGACCTGGGTCGCTCAGGACCGGTCTGAAGCGTTCACGCTCGTCGCCAATAAGTTTGTGGCCAAATTGAGAGAATGGAAAGGTCCGACCGGACAACGGGTTGAGCTCCAGACCTATTTCTTTCCCGACAATGCGGGCGTGGCGGAGGAGTATCTCGAGGCGGCGGCAAAATACCTCGACGCGTATGTCAAGATATTGGGGGACTATCCGTTTGAGAAATTTGCGGTGGTAGAGAATTTTTTTCCGAGCGGCCTTGGTCTGCCGTCGTTCACTCTCCTCGGTAGCGGCAGCATCAAGCGGCACTACGTGCAACCCTATGCCTTGGGGCATGAGATCGTCCATTCCTGGATCGGCAATTCGGTGTTCAATCGCGATGAGCACGGCAACTGGGTCGAAGGATTGACGACCTACCTGGCAAATTACTACTGGCACGAGTTGGTTCAGGATACCCAGCAGGCTTTTGAGCAAAGACGAATGATGCTTCAAGGGTACAACCTCTATGTGAAACCCGACGAAGATTATGCAGTGGCGCAGTTCCTCAGAAAACACGACGAGAAGGACAATGCCATCGGATATCAGAAATCGGCCTTCGTGTTTCACCTCCTTCGCCAAGAAATCGGAGACGAGCCATTCTGGCGAGGCTTGAAGGCCTTCGTCAGTATCTATCGCAATCGCCCGGCCGACTGGAGATCGATCGAGGAAGTCTTTTCTCGAGAGAGCGGTCAGAACTTGCGGTGGTTTTTCGAGCAATGGGTCGAACAGCCCGGCGCTCCTCTTGTATCCTTGCGCGATGCCTACGCTCGCCGTGTGAAAGGAGAGGAGAGCAGAGAAGTTTGGCGATTGACGGTTCAGGTGGAGCAGGCCGGGAAGTCGTTTCGGATGGCGATCCCCGTCCGCATCGTGATGAAGGAATCGACGGACATCAAGCCGATAGTGCTTAGCCTCTCATCGGCGAGCGTTGCCGAGTTCGTCCTTCCCGATCAGCCGTTACGGGTGGAGCTTGATCCCGATCTGATGAGTTTTCGCCGGCTGACGAGACGTCAGCTGCCGCCCATGCTGAACGGCTATGTGACGGATCGACAGAAGACCGTGGTACGGGCGTTTTCCGACCCTGCTTCCCCGTTGCAGCAGGTTGTGTCTCGCATCACCGATCATGAACAAACGGGATCGCATAGAACTACGGTGATCTCTCTCAAAGAGAATTCCCTCCCCCGCGATGGATCGATCCTGGTATTGGCAGGAGCCGACGAGCGACAGGCTGTTCAGTCCGCGGTGCAGGAATCATGCGGTGACCGAGTTGCACTCGGAGAGAGAGGTTTCCAGATCGATGGCCAGGCGTATGATGGGCCGAAGCTGGCCGTGCTCTTCTCTTGCCATCGGGCGAATGTGCCGGACAGCATCATCACGGTTCTGTATGGTGTGACTTCTGGCGCAGTCGAAAAACTCTCGCGCTTCCTGTTTTATTATGGGTGGCATAGTTTCGTCGTTTTTCAAGACGGAGTCGTGACGAAACGGGAAGTGTGGCAAGGTTCTCCGGATGTGAAGGAGGTCAGGATTGATGCAAGGCCGTAG
- a CDS encoding response regulator — MIKVLIVDDDQMNCDLLQSVFTRQGCHVISTTSGREGLDLFRVHNPRVTLLDLRMPEMDGLTVLKEIRAIDPHAPVIILGGGATEIQENQARALRATDFIRKGLSLDVLVEAVSRLSKLPVPSTTAQPPLGSGNVIEQIDESVLIIDDEPLLCDLLVRFLSLRGYRAFGGKDGHEALRIVEDMSPDAIVLDLIMPGMPGIEVLRSLRDKGYSGGIIIMTGSHNEELLQEAWSLGPQEILIKPVDLERLLTAIQLVLVCREC, encoded by the coding sequence ATGATCAAAGTCTTGATCGTGGATGACGATCAGATGAATTGCGATCTACTGCAGAGTGTATTTACCCGCCAAGGGTGCCACGTCATTTCGACGACCAGTGGACGAGAAGGTCTTGATCTATTCCGTGTACACAATCCCCGAGTCACCCTGCTGGATCTTCGTATGCCGGAGATGGACGGACTAACTGTTTTGAAGGAAATCCGGGCTATCGACCCCCATGCGCCGGTGATTATCCTGGGCGGAGGAGCAACCGAAATTCAGGAGAATCAAGCACGCGCTCTACGAGCCACGGATTTTATCAGAAAAGGATTGTCGTTGGACGTCCTCGTCGAAGCCGTCAGTCGACTCTCAAAGCTACCTGTGCCGTCAACAACCGCGCAGCCTCCTCTTGGCAGCGGGAATGTCATCGAGCAGATCGATGAATCTGTCTTGATAATCGATGACGAACCTCTCCTGTGCGACCTCTTGGTCCGTTTTCTCAGTCTGCGCGGTTATCGAGCCTTTGGTGGCAAAGATGGTCACGAGGCTCTGCGGATAGTCGAAGACATGTCGCCCGATGCGATCGTGCTCGATCTGATCATGCCCGGAATGCCAGGGATCGAAGTTCTTCGCTCCCTGCGTGACAAGGGTTATTCGGGTGGTATCATCATCATGACCGGAAGTCACAATGAGGAGTTGCTTCAAGAAGCGTGGAGTCTAGGCCCTCAGGAGATTCTTATAAAACCGGTCGACCTTGAGCGACTCTTGACCGCGATCCAGCTTGTACTCGTCTGCCGCGAGTGTTAA
- the ftsY gene encoding signal recognition particle-docking protein FtsY, which produces MGWFQRLSEGLGKTRNVVQQSLDQFLGRTPDEELLEDLEAALLAADLGACAVGRLMQRVREETRGADAKTSEGLQNVLSRSLYSILKSVSGPTIDQLVNEGPRPFVTLVIGVNGVGKTTTIAKIAQRMSQAGRRPLLVAGDTFRAAAIEQLQVWGDRIGVEVIRQRHGADPAAVAFDGIVSAKARMMDMVLVDTAGRLHTKLNLMDELRKVKRVIAQELPGAPHEVLLVLDATVGQNALAQARQFHEAVGVTGLALTKLDGTARGGIVVAIAEELKLPLRLIGVGEGAEDLQDFNAEAFVAALFGQPTSSS; this is translated from the coding sequence ATGGGATGGTTTCAACGGCTGAGCGAAGGGCTAGGCAAAACACGCAATGTCGTGCAACAATCCCTCGACCAATTCCTCGGACGTACACCGGACGAAGAACTGCTTGAAGATCTGGAGGCGGCGCTGCTCGCTGCTGACCTTGGCGCCTGCGCCGTCGGCCGTTTGATGCAGCGGGTTCGGGAAGAGACGCGCGGAGCGGACGCAAAAACTTCGGAAGGGCTTCAGAATGTCTTAAGTCGGTCACTCTACAGTATTTTAAAATCCGTATCTGGACCTACAATCGATCAGCTGGTCAATGAAGGCCCTAGACCGTTTGTCACCCTTGTCATTGGTGTCAACGGCGTAGGAAAAACAACCACCATCGCCAAAATTGCACAGCGAATGAGTCAGGCTGGACGGCGACCACTTCTCGTCGCAGGAGATACCTTTCGTGCAGCCGCCATTGAACAACTTCAAGTTTGGGGGGATCGGATCGGAGTGGAGGTGATCCGTCAACGACACGGTGCAGATCCGGCTGCCGTGGCATTCGACGGCATTGTTTCAGCCAAAGCCAGGATGATGGACATGGTTCTAGTCGATACCGCGGGCCGCTTGCACACAAAGCTTAATCTGATGGACGAGCTGCGGAAAGTCAAACGGGTGATCGCTCAGGAATTACCCGGTGCACCACATGAAGTGCTGTTGGTCCTGGATGCCACGGTCGGACAGAACGCGCTGGCGCAGGCCCGTCAATTTCACGAGGCAGTGGGGGTCACTGGACTTGCTCTGACAAAGCTTGATGGGACCGCACGAGGGGGTATCGTCGTCGCGATTGCCGAAGAATTGAAGCTTCCCTTGCGCCTCATCGGTGTGGGAGAAGGAGCCGAGGACCTCCAGGACTTCAATGCCGAGGCGTTTGTCGCGGCTCTGTTCGGACAGCCGACTTCCTCTTCATAA
- the ybeY gene encoding rRNA maturation RNase YbeY — MAVYLRVRLTRLVVRQTTLAYLAERVLSAVGEPRSELSLELIGDGRMRRLNREYRKKDRTTDVLAFPIREAVMPRGASPPTQMLGDVVISLPTAIRQAKEAGRSIDNELAMLLVHGVLHLCGYDHERNQREAARMSRRERTLVHLISPVSRIITFRSERQMRGR, encoded by the coding sequence ATGGCTGTCTATCTTCGCGTACGTCTCACGCGGCTGGTTGTACGACAAACCACACTGGCCTATCTAGCCGAACGTGTCTTGTCGGCAGTCGGAGAGCCTCGATCGGAACTGAGTCTAGAATTGATTGGAGACGGACGTATGCGACGGCTGAACCGTGAATACCGCAAGAAGGATCGAACGACCGATGTACTGGCTTTCCCTATCCGCGAAGCCGTTATGCCGCGAGGTGCGAGTCCTCCAACCCAGATGCTTGGTGACGTCGTGATTTCGTTACCAACTGCCATTCGCCAAGCAAAAGAAGCCGGACGATCGATCGACAATGAGCTGGCTATGCTGTTGGTGCACGGGGTGCTCCATCTCTGCGGATACGATCATGAACGTAATCAACGAGAAGCGGCGAGAATGTCACGTCGTGAACGGACCCTGGTGCATCTGATTTCTCCTGTGTCTCGCATAATAACGTTCCGTAGTGAACGGCAAATGCGAGGTCGTTGA
- a CDS encoding PhoH family protein: MRKLKLREGTNTAVLFGHHDRHLKLIEDELGVRLSARGEELTLDGLPEAVRQAERILVELASLTNQGISLQAEDVTHALSALRRTPEASLMNLLGESAMIVTKKRFVGPKSPTQKAYIEAIEGHDIVIAIGPAGTGKTYLAMAMAVSALLNKEVSRIILARPAVEAGEKLGFLPGDIYEKVNPYLRPLYDALFDMMDMERANRLIERGDIEIAPLAFMRGRTLNDSFVILDEAQNATAEQMKMFLTRLGFHSKVVVTGDITQVDLPSDRVSGLIQVKDILREVEGIEFVYFDEKDVVRHRLVQDIIKAYDRHHPINSGDSRHARGQVASHQRPSSNPRKSPVAGSSSPDLSSSSH, from the coding sequence GTGCGTAAGCTCAAGCTACGAGAAGGCACCAATACCGCTGTTCTGTTCGGTCACCATGACCGGCACCTCAAGTTGATCGAGGACGAGTTGGGAGTCCGGCTCTCTGCGCGAGGGGAGGAACTTACGCTGGACGGTCTTCCCGAGGCTGTCCGTCAAGCAGAACGCATCCTCGTCGAGCTTGCCTCCCTGACCAACCAAGGGATCTCACTCCAAGCTGAAGATGTAACTCATGCGCTCAGCGCATTGCGTCGAACTCCCGAAGCTTCGCTCATGAACCTGCTCGGCGAGTCGGCAATGATCGTCACAAAAAAACGGTTCGTTGGTCCCAAGTCGCCCACACAGAAGGCCTACATCGAAGCGATTGAGGGGCATGACATTGTGATCGCCATCGGCCCGGCCGGAACGGGGAAAACCTATCTAGCTATGGCGATGGCCGTCAGTGCCCTGCTGAACAAAGAGGTAAGCCGGATCATTCTTGCTCGGCCAGCGGTTGAGGCAGGGGAAAAACTCGGTTTTCTGCCCGGCGATATATACGAAAAAGTGAATCCTTATCTGCGGCCACTCTACGATGCATTGTTTGATATGATGGACATGGAGCGAGCGAATCGCTTGATCGAGCGGGGAGATATTGAAATCGCCCCCCTGGCTTTCATGCGCGGAAGAACGCTCAACGATTCCTTCGTCATTCTAGATGAAGCACAAAATGCTACAGCAGAGCAGATGAAAATGTTTCTCACCCGATTGGGGTTCCATTCAAAAGTTGTCGTTACCGGCGACATCACGCAAGTCGATTTACCGAGTGATAGAGTGTCCGGCCTCATTCAGGTGAAAGACATTCTCCGAGAGGTTGAGGGAATTGAGTTCGTGTACTTTGATGAAAAGGATGTGGTCCGACATCGACTGGTTCAAGATATTATCAAGGCCTATGATCGTCATCATCCCATAAATAGCGGTGATTCTCGACATGCTCGAGGGCAGGTCGCCTCTCACCAGCGCCCATCATCCAACCCCCGCAAGTCGCCCGTTGCCGGCTCGTCGTCGCCCGATCTATCCAGCAGTTCCCATTGA
- a CDS encoding Ig domain-containing protein, with protein MMGMLFKQVMGVAHSRHDFRECNESIATDVHTSSINITRYLLLALGICAVLFSTSCTASSPGAANGSTSGKGNQPPTITSAKILNEPIQLTGPVGVQVDAQDPEREAVSFLYQWYVDNTALAGQTHATLSAEMLSRGQSVFVEIIPSDGVNKGHPYRAKSIEVGNTSPKVVAILLTPQAARSGDKIEAVVEASDPDHDRVDLTYKWYRNETAIKEGEESFLDTTGFVAHDKIMVEVTAHDPAVTGNSLKSEPLVFGNSAPRIVSTPPISDSQDRFDYTVKAMDPDGDRVIYYLEAAPTGMSINETSGHILWQIPSDQEGIFHIKVAAKDGYGGMATQEFDLTLTSTGPAKPSGT; from the coding sequence ATGATGGGAATGTTGTTTAAACAGGTCATGGGTGTGGCACATTCTCGCCATGACTTCCGTGAGTGTAACGAATCGATAGCGACCGATGTGCACACGTCATCTATAAATATTACTCGATATTTACTCCTGGCTTTGGGTATCTGCGCAGTACTCTTCAGCACGTCCTGTACAGCTTCTTCGCCAGGTGCGGCTAATGGATCGACTTCGGGTAAGGGTAACCAGCCTCCAACCATTACTTCTGCGAAGATCCTTAACGAACCTATCCAGCTGACCGGGCCTGTAGGTGTTCAGGTCGATGCACAAGATCCTGAGCGAGAGGCGGTGTCATTCTTATATCAATGGTATGTGGATAACACCGCTCTTGCCGGACAAACCCACGCTACCTTGTCAGCTGAAATGTTAAGTCGTGGGCAGTCAGTTTTTGTGGAAATTATCCCCTCGGACGGTGTTAATAAAGGTCACCCATATCGAGCGAAAAGCATCGAGGTTGGGAATACTTCCCCGAAGGTGGTGGCTATTTTACTGACACCTCAGGCTGCGCGGAGTGGGGATAAGATTGAAGCTGTGGTTGAAGCGAGCGATCCAGACCATGATCGAGTTGATTTGACCTACAAATGGTATCGCAATGAAACCGCGATTAAGGAAGGAGAAGAATCCTTTCTCGATACGACTGGATTTGTGGCTCACGATAAAATTATGGTTGAGGTGACAGCGCATGATCCCGCCGTTACGGGGAATTCTTTGAAGTCTGAACCACTCGTTTTTGGGAATAGTGCTCCGCGGATCGTCTCCACTCCTCCCATCTCAGACTCGCAAGACCGTTTCGACTACACTGTGAAAGCTATGGATCCGGATGGCGACCGAGTGATTTATTATCTAGAAGCCGCCCCGACCGGAATGAGCATCAATGAAACATCCGGCCATATCCTATGGCAGATCCCGTCCGATCAAGAGGGAATCTTCCATATCAAAGTAGCGGCCAAAGACGGGTATGGTGGTATGGCCACACAGGAATTCGATTTGACTTTGACCAGCACAGGTCCCGCTAAGCCGTCGGGAACCTGA